In one window of Reinekea forsetii DNA:
- the galK gene encoding galactokinase codes for MSVTTANLVEQASEAFLRHFDYAPSHDFRAPGRVNLIGEHTDYNDGYVLPAAIDFGTVVVAAKRSDNLIRACAVNFNEEIVTLALDSPMVSVEPFNWSNYLRAVCQQLQNRGYRLVGMDIAIVGDVPYGAGLSSSAALEIVLIRTLLALSEAVIDPTEAALVGQQAENEFIGAQTGIMDQLISARGEVDHALLIDCRQLTSTPVPLDPDFNILIFHSNVRRGLVDSEYNTRRLQCQAAAKIMQISHLRDADLALLDRFADQMDTITYRRARHVISENERTLLAASTLANRDWASLGELMQASHNSMRDDFEITVPAIDGLVALIQERLSPGMGGVRMTGGGFGGCVVALVHKSQTGQIIEHVADHYHAAFGLHETVYICQAVDGAFVAQ; via the coding sequence ATGAGTGTGACCACAGCGAACCTGGTCGAACAAGCCTCCGAGGCCTTTTTGCGTCATTTTGACTACGCCCCGAGCCACGATTTTCGAGCCCCGGGCCGGGTCAATCTGATCGGCGAACACACCGATTACAATGACGGTTATGTCTTACCCGCCGCCATCGACTTCGGCACCGTGGTCGTCGCGGCCAAGCGCTCAGACAACCTAATCCGGGCCTGTGCCGTCAATTTCAATGAAGAAATCGTCACCCTAGCACTCGATTCACCCATGGTCAGTGTCGAGCCCTTCAACTGGTCGAACTACCTCCGTGCCGTTTGCCAGCAGCTGCAAAACCGAGGCTACAGGTTAGTCGGCATGGATATAGCTATCGTCGGTGACGTGCCCTATGGCGCCGGCCTGAGTTCTTCGGCTGCCCTGGAAATCGTCCTCATTCGCACTTTGCTGGCCCTGTCCGAAGCCGTCATCGATCCGACCGAGGCGGCGCTAGTCGGCCAACAGGCGGAAAATGAGTTTATCGGCGCGCAAACCGGCATCATGGATCAACTGATCAGTGCCCGGGGTGAGGTCGATCACGCCCTACTGATCGATTGCCGACAACTGACATCGACGCCAGTGCCCCTGGATCCTGACTTTAATATTCTGATCTTTCACTCCAATGTCCGGCGCGGTCTGGTCGACAGTGAATACAACACGCGCCGCCTGCAATGCCAGGCGGCCGCTAAGATCATGCAAATCAGCCATCTGCGCGATGCCGACCTGGCTCTATTGGACCGTTTTGCCGATCAAATGGACACCATCACTTACCGCCGGGCCCGCCATGTGATCAGCGAAAACGAACGCACCCTACTCGCCGCCAGCACTCTGGCCAACCGCGACTGGGCCAGCCTCGGCGAACTGATGCAAGCCTCGCACAACTCGATGCGCGACGACTTCGAAATCACCGTACCCGCCATCGACGGTCTGGTCGCGCTGATCCAAGAGCGGCTCAGCCCGGGCATGGGCGGCGTACGCATGACCGGGGGCGGATTCGGCGGCTGCGTGGTGGCGCTGGTGCATAAGAGTCAGACCGGGCAGATCATCGAACACGTTGCCGACCACTATCACGCAGCCTTTGGCCTGCATGAAACGGTCTATATATGCCAAGCGGTGGACGGCGCTTTTGTGGCACAATAG
- the gcvP gene encoding aminomethyl-transferring glycine dehydrogenase, which yields MTSLNDLEFRDAFIKRHIGPDAKQQAAMLAAVNASSLDDLTQKIVPESILLAHPLTLENATPEPEALAYLRAIAEQNKAFKSYIGMGYHDTFVPSVILRNVFENPGWYTAYTPYQPEIAQGRLEALINYQQMIIDLTGMDLANASLLDEATAAAEAMAMAKRSVRKNKSTGFFVDHNVHPQTLDVLRTRAEYYGFEIISGDLTTLHEHDVFGALIQYPGTDGRIDDPEPYIQHLHSQDALAIVASDLMALCVLKSPGEMGADVVLGNSQRFGVPMGFGGPHAAFFATRECYKRAIPGRIIGVSKDSAGNQAYRMALQTREQHIRREKATSNICTAQVLLANMAGFYAVYHGPDGLKRIAQRIHRLTGILAEGLEAKGIRVVNSHFFDTLTIDPLHNVDLILERAGAHSVNFRRYQNDNLGISINETTTREDIEELFDVLLGEHDLNASVMDADLTHQNTTFIPENLERTQPYLTHPVFNSYHSETDMLRYLKKLENRDLALDHSMIALGSCTMKLNAATQMIPVSWEKFGRMHPFAPDNQTKGYRTLVDELQTMLKAITGFAAVSLQPNSGAQGEYAGLLAIRKYQEAMGEGDRDICLIPQSAHGTNPASAQMMGLQVLVVKTDVYGNVDQQDLQAKVDQAGDRLSCLMITYPSTHGVFEQGIKEICELIHQRGGQVYMDGANLNAQVGVTRPADIGADVSHMNLHKTFAIPHGGGGPGMGPIGVGAHLAPFLPNHTVAPIPGGNPLMGAVSATPYGSASILTISWMYIRLLGANGLRESTQVALLNANYLVTRLKDYYPILYSAENGLVAHECILDLRPMKAESGISEVDMAKRLMDYGFHAPTMSFPVPGTFMVEPTESESKVELDRFADAMIAIYHEVQQVITGHFPADNNPLVNAPHTQKDLIGDWQRPYSREQAAFPLAWIADNKFWPSVNRIDDVWGDRNLFCACPPTDSYSET from the coding sequence ATGACTTCACTGAACGACCTTGAATTTCGTGACGCGTTTATCAAACGACACATTGGCCCAGACGCCAAACAACAGGCCGCTATGTTAGCCGCGGTTAATGCCAGCAGTCTCGATGACCTCACCCAGAAGATCGTGCCCGAATCCATTCTCTTGGCACATCCGCTCACTCTGGAAAACGCCACGCCCGAACCGGAAGCCCTTGCCTACTTGCGCGCCATCGCCGAGCAGAACAAGGCGTTCAAAAGCTACATCGGTATGGGCTATCACGATACCTTTGTGCCGTCAGTGATTTTACGCAATGTCTTTGAAAACCCGGGTTGGTACACCGCCTATACGCCTTATCAGCCTGAGATTGCTCAGGGCCGGCTTGAGGCCTTGATCAACTACCAGCAAATGATTATCGATTTGACCGGCATGGATTTGGCCAACGCGTCCCTGCTCGATGAGGCGACGGCTGCGGCCGAAGCCATGGCCATGGCCAAACGTTCGGTACGCAAAAACAAATCAACGGGCTTTTTTGTCGACCATAATGTCCATCCGCAAACACTCGATGTCTTGCGCACCCGAGCCGAATATTATGGCTTTGAAATCATCAGCGGCGACCTCACCACCTTGCATGAGCACGACGTCTTTGGCGCGTTGATTCAGTACCCGGGTACCGACGGTCGGATCGATGATCCGGAACCCTATATCCAACATTTGCACAGCCAAGATGCCTTGGCCATCGTCGCCAGTGACCTGATGGCGTTATGCGTGTTGAAGTCACCCGGTGAGATGGGCGCCGATGTTGTCTTGGGCAACAGCCAACGCTTTGGCGTCCCGATGGGCTTTGGCGGCCCTCATGCCGCCTTCTTTGCGACCCGCGAATGCTACAAACGCGCTATCCCCGGGCGCATCATCGGGGTGTCCAAAGACAGCGCCGGCAACCAGGCTTACCGCATGGCACTGCAGACGCGCGAACAGCATATCCGCCGGGAAAAGGCGACCTCAAACATCTGCACCGCGCAGGTTCTGTTGGCCAATATGGCCGGTTTTTACGCCGTCTATCACGGTCCCGACGGGCTTAAGCGCATCGCCCAACGCATTCATCGGCTCACCGGCATACTGGCCGAGGGTCTTGAGGCCAAGGGCATTCGCGTGGTCAACTCGCATTTCTTTGACACCCTGACCATCGATCCGTTGCACAACGTTGACCTGATCTTGGAGCGGGCCGGCGCACACAGCGTCAACTTCAGGCGTTACCAGAATGATAATTTGGGCATCTCAATCAATGAGACCACGACCCGCGAAGACATTGAAGAACTGTTCGATGTGCTCTTGGGTGAGCACGACCTCAATGCCTCGGTTATGGACGCCGATTTAACGCACCAGAACACTACCTTTATTCCCGAAAACCTCGAGCGTACCCAGCCTTATCTGACCCATCCGGTGTTTAACAGCTACCACAGCGAAACGGACATGTTGCGCTACCTGAAAAAGCTGGAGAACCGCGATTTAGCACTGGATCACAGCATGATTGCCTTGGGTTCGTGCACCATGAAGCTCAACGCTGCCACCCAGATGATCCCAGTGTCTTGGGAGAAATTCGGGCGCATGCACCCCTTTGCGCCCGATAACCAAACCAAAGGCTATCGGACCTTGGTGGATGAACTGCAAACCATGCTCAAGGCCATCACCGGCTTTGCCGCCGTCAGCCTGCAGCCCAACTCTGGCGCTCAGGGTGAGTACGCCGGTTTGCTGGCCATACGCAAGTACCAGGAAGCCATGGGCGAAGGCGATCGCGATATTTGCCTGATCCCCCAATCGGCCCACGGTACCAACCCGGCCTCGGCGCAGATGATGGGCTTACAGGTGCTGGTGGTTAAGACCGACGTTTACGGTAATGTCGATCAGCAGGACCTGCAAGCCAAGGTCGACCAGGCCGGCGATCGACTGAGCTGTCTGATGATTACCTACCCGTCCACACACGGCGTGTTCGAACAGGGCATTAAGGAAATCTGTGAGCTGATCCACCAACGCGGTGGCCAGGTCTATATGGACGGTGCCAATCTAAACGCCCAGGTCGGCGTGACCCGGCCGGCTGATATCGGCGCCGACGTGTCCCATATGAACCTGCACAAGACCTTTGCCATCCCACATGGCGGCGGCGGTCCCGGCATGGGCCCGATCGGCGTTGGCGCACACCTAGCACCTTTTTTGCCCAATCACACGGTCGCCCCGATCCCGGGTGGCAACCCGCTGATGGGTGCCGTCTCGGCGACGCCCTATGGCAGCGCCTCGATCTTAACCATATCGTGGATGTATATTCGTCTGCTCGGTGCCAACGGCTTGCGCGAATCGACTCAGGTGGCCTTGCTCAACGCCAACTACCTGGTCACCCGCCTGAAGGATTACTACCCGATCCTGTACTCAGCCGAAAACGGCCTGGTGGCGCACGAATGCATTCTCGATTTGCGGCCGATGAAAGCGGAATCCGGCATTAGCGAAGTGGATATGGCCAAACGCCTGATGGACTATGGCTTCCATGCCCCAACCATGTCCTTTCCGGTACCCGGCACCTTTATGGTGGAACCGACTGAATCGGAGTCGAAGGTTGAATTGGATCGCTTCGCCGACGCCATGATCGCCATCTATCATGAGGTTCAGCAGGTCATCACCGGTCACTTCCCGGCCGACAACAATCCGCTGGTCAACGCACCCCACACCCAAAAAGACCTTATTGGCGATTGGCAGCGGCCTTACTCGCGCGAGCAGGCCGCCTTCCCCCTGGCGTGGATTGCAGACAACAAGTTCTGGCCCTCGGTGAATCGTATCGACGACGTTTGGGGCGATCGTAACCTGTTTTGTGCCTGCCCACCCACTGATAGCTACTCGGAGACCTGA
- the murI gene encoding glutamate racemase encodes MIGVFDSGVGGLTVLSQIRAQLPDSPILYLADQAHAPYGDLTQARVIERSRLISQWLQTQGCTLVVVACNTATALAIDALRASFDIPIVGVEPGIKPAAIQSLSQRIGILATANTVASDRYLRLLERVLPDIDILSQGCAGLADAIEQQSADLDQLLRRYCQPLIDQGVDQIVLGCTHYPLVKERIARLVGPQVTIVDTSGAIALEVKRRYPQDLAGPQVGAPIRLYTTGSAAEFDRLVCAYPLLAWLSGLASHELSLPERGGLVG; translated from the coding sequence ATGATCGGTGTTTTCGATTCAGGCGTCGGCGGCTTAACCGTGTTGTCCCAGATACGGGCGCAGCTGCCCGATAGCCCTATTCTCTACTTGGCCGACCAGGCCCACGCCCCCTATGGCGACTTGACCCAGGCGCGTGTTATTGAGCGCAGTCGGTTAATCAGTCAATGGCTCCAGACGCAGGGGTGCACGCTGGTGGTCGTCGCCTGCAATACCGCGACTGCCTTGGCCATCGATGCCTTACGGGCCAGCTTTGACATACCGATCGTGGGCGTCGAGCCGGGCATTAAACCGGCGGCTATCCAGTCTTTGAGTCAGCGTATCGGCATTCTAGCTACCGCGAATACGGTGGCGTCGGACCGATACCTGCGCTTATTGGAACGCGTGTTACCGGATATTGACATCCTCAGCCAAGGCTGCGCCGGTTTGGCCGATGCCATCGAACAGCAGTCCGCCGACCTTGATCAGCTATTACGGCGTTACTGTCAGCCCTTGATCGATCAGGGGGTCGATCAGATCGTTCTGGGTTGCACCCACTATCCATTGGTAAAAGAGCGCATCGCGCGCCTAGTGGGCCCCCAGGTGACCATAGTGGACACCAGTGGCGCCATTGCCCTAGAGGTGAAACGCCGTTACCCACAGGACCTGGCAGGGCCGCAAGTCGGCGCGCCGATTCGGCTCTACACGACCGGCTCGGCGGCTGAATTCGATCGCCTGGTGTGCGCCTATCCGTTGTTGGCCTGGTTGTCGGGTTTAGCCAGTCATGAGCTAAGCCTGCCAGAACGCGGCGGTCTTGTGGGCTGA
- a CDS encoding LacI family DNA-binding transcriptional regulator, which produces MVNIKDVARAAGVSVSTVSRVINNSASVIPEKRQAVLAAMDNLKYQPNSLARALVNSRSDCIGLLVGEIDSPFFGQLMAGVHRVVMAAGKHVIVTAGYHQADQERSAIRFMQERRCDGLVIHSKALPDAEIIELIERGVPVTLVNRLIPGHEARSVYLDNEFGAYLATRHLIRNGHQNIAYVGTNIAIEDGQSRVAGYQRALSEAGIELDERKIVKAFPDEEGGNYAMSEVMARDLGITALFAYNDAMAAGAVMMLQDAGWDVPQQVSIVGFDDVILARIIKPHLTTIRYPVNEMGALAAQLVLHELDPRFEINEHPLRFTPRLIERQSVRNITD; this is translated from the coding sequence GTGGTAAACATAAAGGATGTTGCGCGGGCTGCCGGGGTATCGGTGTCTACGGTGTCGCGGGTTATCAATAATTCGGCTTCGGTCATCCCTGAAAAAAGACAAGCGGTGTTAGCCGCAATGGACAACCTGAAATACCAACCCAACTCCTTGGCACGGGCCCTGGTAAACAGCCGTTCAGACTGTATTGGTCTGTTGGTGGGCGAGATCGATTCACCCTTTTTCGGCCAGTTGATGGCCGGGGTGCATCGTGTGGTGATGGCCGCCGGTAAGCACGTTATCGTTACCGCTGGATACCATCAGGCCGATCAAGAGCGCAGTGCGATTCGCTTTATGCAGGAACGGCGCTGTGATGGCCTGGTGATTCACTCCAAGGCCCTGCCGGATGCGGAAATCATCGAGCTGATCGAGCGTGGCGTGCCGGTGACCCTGGTTAATCGGCTGATTCCAGGTCATGAAGCACGCAGTGTCTACCTCGATAATGAGTTCGGCGCCTATCTGGCCACGCGACATCTGATCCGCAATGGCCACCAAAACATTGCCTATGTTGGCACCAATATCGCCATCGAAGACGGGCAAAGCCGGGTCGCGGGCTATCAACGCGCGCTGAGCGAAGCCGGTATCGAGTTGGATGAGCGCAAAATAGTCAAGGCCTTCCCCGATGAGGAGGGCGGCAACTACGCCATGTCTGAGGTTATGGCACGAGACTTGGGCATTACCGCGCTATTTGCCTATAACGACGCCATGGCCGCCGGAGCGGTCATGATGCTGCAAGATGCCGGCTGGGATGTGCCGCAACAGGTTTCGATCGTTGGCTTCGATGATGTCATCCTGGCGCGTATTATCAAGCCGCACCTAACCACCATTCGCTACCCGGTCAATGAGATGGGTGCCTTAGCGGCCCAGCTGGTGCTGCACGAGTTGGATCCCCGCTTTGAGATCAATGAACACCCACTGCGCTTTACTCCTCGCTTGATCGAGCGTCAATCGGTCCGCAATATCACCGACTAG
- the ald gene encoding alanine dehydrogenase: protein MKIGVPKEIKNHEYRVGLTPMAVVELSHRGHQVAIQTMAGDSIGFSDAQYREAGAQIIDSAADLFAWAEMIVKVKEPLAAERALLTPNHTLFTYLHLAPDTAQTQDLIKSGAVCIAYETVTNALGQLPLLAPMSEVAGRMSIQAGAHSLEKAQGGMGLLLGGVPGVEPATVVVIGAGVVGQNAVAMAVGTGADIVVLDKSLETLRLLDKQYGNRIKTVYSSKDSLERHVLSADLVIGAVLVPGAAAPKLVTRDLISRMKKGAVVVDVAIDQGGCFETSKATTHAEPTYVVDGVVHYCVANMPGAVARTSTMALTNATLPFVLALANKGAKQAMLDDAHLLNGLNVCRGQVTYKSVADDQGLAFVEPRLAVAQL, encoded by the coding sequence ATGAAAATCGGTGTCCCTAAAGAAATTAAAAACCATGAGTATCGCGTAGGTCTGACACCGATGGCGGTTGTTGAGTTAAGCCATCGCGGTCACCAAGTGGCGATCCAGACGATGGCCGGCGACTCGATCGGTTTTTCGGATGCGCAGTATCGCGAGGCCGGTGCTCAGATCATCGACAGTGCGGCGGATCTGTTCGCCTGGGCGGAGATGATCGTTAAGGTAAAGGAGCCATTGGCCGCCGAACGCGCCTTGCTGACACCGAACCATACGCTCTTTACCTACCTGCATTTGGCGCCCGATACGGCGCAGACTCAAGATCTGATAAAGTCTGGCGCGGTCTGCATCGCCTATGAGACGGTGACCAATGCCTTGGGTCAGTTACCCTTGTTGGCACCGATGTCCGAAGTTGCGGGCCGCATGTCCATTCAGGCCGGTGCGCACTCACTGGAGAAAGCCCAGGGTGGCATGGGGCTGTTGCTCGGCGGCGTACCGGGTGTTGAGCCGGCGACCGTGGTCGTGATCGGTGCCGGTGTGGTCGGTCAGAATGCCGTGGCCATGGCCGTTGGCACCGGTGCCGATATAGTGGTCCTGGATAAAAGCCTGGAGACCTTGCGGTTACTCGATAAGCAATATGGCAACCGCATCAAAACCGTTTACTCGAGCAAAGACAGCCTGGAACGCCATGTGTTGAGCGCCGATCTGGTCATTGGTGCGGTACTGGTGCCCGGTGCGGCCGCACCGAAGCTGGTGACCCGAGACCTGATTAGCCGGATGAAAAAAGGCGCGGTGGTGGTCGATGTGGCGATCGATCAGGGCGGTTGTTTCGAAACCTCCAAAGCCACAACCCATGCCGAACCGACCTACGTGGTCGACGGCGTGGTGCACTATTGCGTCGCCAACATGCCCGGTGCCGTGGCTCGCACCTCGACCATGGCCTTGACCAATGCGACCTTGCCGTTCGTGCTCGCCTTGGCCAACAAGGGCGCCAAGCAGGCAATGTTAGACGACGCGCATCTGCTCAATGGTCTCAATGTGTGTCGCGGTCAAGTGACTTACAAGAGTGTTGCCGACGATCAAGGCCTGGCCTTTGTTGAGCCACGTTTGGCCGTTGCACAGCTCTAA
- a CDS encoding glycine cleavage system protein R, with the protein MELILTVMADDRPGIAERLARAVEQHQGNWLESRMATMAGKFAGIVRIELPDSQFDAAHQALTGLAAEGLMVQLERGHQVTSEATEHRLEVVGNDRPGIVREVTNVLANLGVNVIDLQTEIEPASMSGGSLFRAKIEFSLTASQNMTGVISALEALSPDLMVDL; encoded by the coding sequence ATGGAACTCATTCTCACCGTAATGGCCGACGATCGGCCCGGTATTGCCGAACGTTTGGCGCGAGCAGTGGAACAGCACCAGGGCAATTGGCTGGAAAGCCGCATGGCCACGATGGCGGGTAAGTTTGCCGGCATCGTGCGCATTGAATTGCCCGACAGCCAGTTCGACGCGGCGCACCAGGCCTTAACTGGCTTGGCCGCAGAAGGCCTGATGGTGCAGCTTGAACGCGGTCACCAGGTCACCTCCGAGGCGACCGAACATCGCCTCGAGGTGGTCGGTAATGATCGACCCGGTATCGTACGGGAAGTCACCAATGTTTTGGCCAATCTGGGGGTCAATGTGATCGATCTGCAGACCGAAATCGAACCGGCCTCGATGAGCGGTGGGTCTTTGTTTCGGGCCAAGATTGAGTTTAGTTTGACCGCATCGCAGAATATGACCGGGGTGATCAGCGCGTTGGAAGCCCTTTCGCCAGATCTGATGGTCGATCTCTAA
- a CDS encoding UDP-glucose--hexose-1-phosphate uridylyltransferase: MPTDSFDPAEHPHKRLNVLTQEWVLVSPHRAKRPWQGQNELVTAPTLPSHDPHCYLCPGNVRISGERNPDYGHTLVFENDFAALQKHIPDSPDNTDPLFQVQAERGEAHVVCFSPDHSKSLPELALADIERLIDTWIEQFNGLRSRYEWVQIFENKGAIMGCSQPHPHGQIWANSSVPTLPAKESTEQQAYWAEHEKSLLLDYAHKESAAGERTVVENADWIVVVPYWAAWPFETLLLAKHPISHFHQLSDGQRASLAVILKKLTVRYDNLFATSFPYSMGWHGAPTSLLDDPAWQLHAHFYPPLLRSAAVKKFMVGYEMLAEPQRDLTPEQAAYQLQQAGDTYYKDAQQ; the protein is encoded by the coding sequence ATGCCGACTGATTCATTTGATCCTGCTGAACACCCCCATAAGCGCCTCAATGTCCTGACCCAGGAATGGGTCCTGGTCTCGCCCCATCGGGCCAAGCGGCCTTGGCAAGGGCAAAATGAACTGGTCACCGCGCCGACCTTACCGAGCCACGATCCGCACTGTTACCTGTGCCCGGGCAATGTCCGCATTTCGGGTGAGCGTAACCCCGATTACGGCCACACCCTGGTGTTTGAAAACGACTTTGCCGCCTTGCAAAAGCACATTCCCGACAGCCCAGATAACACCGACCCGTTGTTTCAAGTCCAAGCTGAGCGCGGCGAAGCCCATGTCGTTTGCTTCAGTCCGGATCACAGTAAATCACTGCCAGAACTGGCGTTGGCCGATATCGAAAGGCTTATCGATACCTGGATCGAGCAGTTTAATGGCTTGCGCAGCCGTTACGAGTGGGTGCAAATCTTTGAAAACAAGGGCGCCATCATGGGCTGTTCTCAGCCTCACCCGCACGGTCAGATTTGGGCCAATTCCAGTGTGCCCACCCTACCGGCCAAGGAAAGCACAGAGCAACAGGCCTATTGGGCTGAGCACGAAAAGTCGTTGCTGCTCGATTACGCGCACAAAGAAAGCGCCGCCGGTGAACGCACCGTAGTGGAAAATGCCGACTGGATCGTCGTGGTGCCCTATTGGGCGGCCTGGCCATTCGAGACGCTCCTACTGGCCAAGCACCCGATCAGCCACTTCCATCAGCTCAGTGACGGTCAACGCGCCAGCTTAGCGGTGATCTTAAAAAAATTAACCGTGCGCTATGACAATCTCTTTGCCACCTCGTTCCCCTATTCCATGGGCTGGCACGGTGCACCGACGTCCCTACTGGACGACCCCGCCTGGCAGCTGCATGCCCATTTCTACCCGCCGCTCCTGCGCAGCGCCGCGGTGAAAAAATTCATGGTCGGTTACGAAATGCTGGCCGAACCGCAGCGCGATCTCACGCCCGAACAGGCGGCCTATCAGTTGCAACAGGCCGGTGATACCTATTACAAGGATGCCCAACAATGA
- a CDS encoding ABC transporter transmembrane domain-containing protein: MSDVAAHAPSDEPNQAEKKPPSSGKPLSFLAALWPYLTRYKKIMAGAGAALIMTSMITLALGQGVRLVIDQGIVSQSISALNTMLSLVMLLVVAMAIGTFIRFYLVTILGERIAADIRNDVFSHLVRMHPNYFEENQSGDIMSRLTTDTTLLQSIIGSSLSFALRNALTVSGGIIMLLVTNMKLSAVVLLGVPAVIVPALWMGRRVRSLSRESQDSVADVGSYAGEIIRQIKTVQSYARERFEIKAFAGEVDLAFQVAKRRIKQRSILMGLVILLAFTAIAAMVWVGGYDVMTGKMTGGELAAFVFYALMVAFGVAGVSEVYGEIQRAAGATERLMELLQETSLIQSPAVPSQAQAESIDHLSFEGVTFNYPSRPDKPALKNLNIQVKRGETVALVGPSGAGKSTLFEMLFRFYDPQQGVIKLGDTDIRLLELDALRRPMALVPQQPVLFSNNVWHNIRYGRPDASDADVIAAAKGAHAYDFIMDLPHGFDSDLGESGVRLSGGQKQRVVIARAILNDPDILLLDEATSALDAESEHQVQKALEVLMENRTTLIIAHRLATVLGADRTIVMDQGEVVAEGTHASLVATSPLYKRLAELQFGAR, encoded by the coding sequence ATGTCAGACGTTGCAGCGCACGCCCCATCAGACGAACCGAACCAGGCTGAGAAAAAGCCCCCATCGAGCGGCAAACCGCTCAGCTTTCTCGCTGCCCTTTGGCCCTATTTAACCCGCTATAAGAAAATTATGGCCGGCGCCGGCGCGGCCCTTATTATGACCTCGATGATCACCCTGGCGTTGGGCCAGGGGGTTCGTTTGGTGATCGATCAGGGTATCGTGTCCCAGTCGATTTCAGCGCTCAATACCATGCTGTCCTTAGTGATGCTCTTGGTCGTGGCCATGGCCATTGGCACCTTTATCCGCTTTTATCTGGTCACCATTTTGGGCGAGCGTATTGCGGCGGATATCCGCAACGACGTGTTCAGTCATCTGGTGCGCATGCATCCGAATTATTTTGAAGAAAACCAAAGCGGCGACATCATGTCCCGGCTGACCACCGACACCACTTTGTTGCAGTCGATTATCGGCTCCAGCCTGTCCTTTGCCTTGCGCAACGCGTTGACCGTCTCCGGCGGCATTATTATGTTGCTGGTAACCAATATGAAATTGTCGGCCGTGGTCCTGCTCGGCGTGCCTGCGGTGATCGTCCCGGCGCTCTGGATGGGCCGACGGGTGCGCTCGTTGAGTCGAGAGAGTCAAGACAGCGTGGCCGATGTCGGCAGCTATGCCGGTGAGATCATTCGTCAGATTAAAACCGTGCAGTCCTATGCGCGCGAACGTTTTGAAATTAAGGCCTTTGCCGGTGAGGTGGATCTGGCATTCCAGGTCGCCAAGCGACGCATCAAACAACGCTCTATTTTGATGGGTCTGGTGATTCTGCTCGCCTTTACCGCTATCGCGGCGATGGTCTGGGTCGGCGGTTACGATGTGATGACCGGTAAAATGACCGGCGGCGAATTGGCGGCCTTCGTCTTCTATGCGCTGATGGTCGCCTTCGGCGTGGCCGGCGTATCAGAAGTCTATGGTGAGATACAGCGCGCGGCCGGCGCCACCGAACGACTGATGGAGTTGCTCCAGGAAACCTCTTTAATTCAAAGCCCCGCCGTGCCGAGCCAGGCCCAGGCCGAGAGTATCGACCATCTGAGCTTCGAGGGGGTTACCTTTAACTACCCGAGTCGGCCCGATAAGCCGGCCTTGAAAAATCTTAATATCCAGGTTAAACGCGGTGAAACGGTGGCGTTGGTCGGCCCGAGCGGTGCGGGTAAGTCAACGTTGTTTGAGATGTTGTTCCGTTTCTACGATCCGCAGCAGGGTGTTATTAAGCTCGGCGACACCGATATCCGCCTGCTCGAGCTCGACGCTCTGCGCCGGCCTATGGCTCTGGTGCCGCAGCAGCCGGTGCTGTTCAGCAACAATGTTTGGCACAACATCCGCTATGGCCGCCCAGATGCCAGTGATGCGGATGTGATCGCAGCGGCTAAGGGTGCCCATGCCTACGACTTTATTATGGATCTGCCGCACGGCTTCGACAGTGATTTGGGTGAAAGTGGCGTCCGCCTCAGCGGTGGCCAGAAACAACGCGTGGTGATCGCCCGGGCGATTCTCAACGATCCGGATATCTTGCTCTTGGATGAAGCGACCAGCGCGCTCGATGCCGAAAGCGAGCATCAGGTGCAAAAGGCCTTGGAAGTGTTGATGGAAAATCGGACCACGCTGATTATTGCCCATCGTCTGGCAACGGTGTTGGGCGCCGATCGGACCATTGTGATGGATCAGGGGGAGGTGGTTGCTGAAGGCACTCACGCGAGCTTGGTGGCGACCTCACCGCTCTATAAACGGTTGGCCGAGCTGCAGTTTGGCGCGCGCTAG
- the gcvH gene encoding glycine cleavage system protein GcvH, with translation MSNIPADLKYANSHEWVRLDSNNIVTIGISDYAQEKLGDVVFVELPDDGAEILAGDSVAVVESVKAASDIYTPVTGTVVEVNSALEDAPEQINTDSYEDGWLFKVKISDPEELLDLMDADSYADQCAEE, from the coding sequence ATGAGCAATATTCCGGCCGATTTAAAATATGCTAACTCCCATGAATGGGTACGCTTAGACAGTAACAACATAGTGACCATCGGCATTAGCGACTATGCCCAGGAAAAATTAGGTGATGTCGTCTTTGTTGAGCTGCCAGATGATGGCGCTGAAATATTGGCCGGTGACTCGGTCGCGGTGGTCGAATCGGTTAAGGCCGCGTCGGATATCTATACACCCGTTACCGGCACCGTCGTTGAGGTCAACAGTGCACTTGAAGATGCACCGGAACAGATCAACACCGACAGCTATGAAGACGGTTGGTTGTTCAAGGTCAAGATATCCGACCCAGAGGAACTACTCGATCTGATGGATGCTGATTCTTACGCCGATCAATGCGCTGAAGAATAG